From the Cucumis sativus cultivar 9930 chromosome 5, Cucumber_9930_V3, whole genome shotgun sequence genome, the window ttAAATCTGACCCAAGAATCATAGTATCATGATGATTAAATGATCTTACACACAGCCAAATCCTCCAATACTTTTGATGGGTCCAATGATTTAATGAAAGTTTAAAGAGAGCACTTAACTTGGCTCATATGTGACAACCagaattaaattgaaaaaatatatatattatattatacacATGAGAAGTAAAGTTCAactatttgattatatataatatatatatccatgaccatattctaaaaaagaaaaaataaaaaataaaactatatatatatattccttcCCCCCCCACTACCTAGCTAGCTTCTTGCTTTTTGTCTACCTACCatctattaatatatttttataattgatttttggaCTAAGATTCTCTctctccaaacaaaacaagcaatttctttttctttctttttttttctctctttcttttggaGTTATTAAATTATTCCAATGCATTGTTTGGATCGAAAAGAAGCTTTGAGTTTGCGTTGACCATGATCTCGGAGGCGGACCACAGACGGGCGGCCTCCGACGGGCTGCCAGCCAGCTTGGACGGTGACGATTCGTTGCAGTCGACGAAATACTTGCCGGTGACGTGGCGTAGCCTCGGATTTGTCGCCACGTAGCATGTCGTTGCCGCCGCCTGTGGAAGGAAGGAAAATCAGAAATGGCCTTTGTGTCAGTTCTTTTACTATAtagccttttcttctttctttcctcgGGAAATTACAAACAGAAAATGTAAACTAATAATCacagtaaataaaaaaaatggaagtttGGGTTGTATGTATACCTGAGGTATTGTCTTCAAGAGCTTGGAAGCCATGAAGAACACCAAATCTGCAATACatggttttaaaaacaatagattaaaatttaaatgtactATGTAGCGTattcattaaaagaaagaaaaaaaaagaaagttcatATACCTGTGATGAAGCCTTCACGATCTCTAGTAAGTCGAGTTCTGACGATTCCGGGATGGACGCAGTTCACCGTAACATTAGCTCCCATTTgctaaatcaaataaaataaatatttgattaaaaaaaagtttagattaagaagaaaaagaaaaggagagagttaatataataatatgaagattAAAGAACCTTGAATCGGCGAGCAAGTTCGTGGGTATGAAGAACGTTGGCAAGTTTAGAGAGCGCGTAAGCACGTGTCGCATCGTAATTCCTGCTGGGAATCCCACCCACATTAACTGTATTAGATCATTTAATTATACATTACTTCTCATAAAGTCAAATCTCATCCTCTCTTTTATTACtctattttatacaaaaacattcatttagttttttttttctttaagattaTTATGATCATTTGTGATTAAAGAGTTTGGTTGATTGTAATAAATATATGGagtgaattttttaaaaaattaattaaaaaactttgTCCATGAATTGTAATAAAGTGACcattttattacaatttttaaagatcaaaataatcacttttaaatggttcaaatttcataaagaaactaaatactttatttcaaatgatttcttttaaatacagcataaatttatttaagttgttttacatgtgaaaatagtttttcttttattcataatAATACCTCCAAAGAAAATCCACTAAAATAATCAAtcatttatttactattttaactAAGAAAGAACCAAATAGTAACTTTTGCGACTATAGTAACTGAAGGAAAAAtagttattgttttcttagttaaaaaaagtacaaagaTAAAACCTTCACCCTCTAGAAAATCGTTTTGGAAATATATGGAATGAAAatgaacttttgtttttaaaaataagatcagtacaaaaagaataaaaaataaaaaagctttcaatattaaatacataCCTTTTATTCCGGCTAATCTGGCCGAGATATTTGAGGATATCGCCGGAAAACCAGCCATGAATACTCGACGAAACGTTCACAATCCGGCCCTCAACCCCTGTCACTTTCGCCGTCTCCACCATCTTATTCACCAACAGTTTCGTCAACAGAAAATGCCCTGAAATTATTTCATTACGTTAATCAATATATCCCCTTTTTCTCCCTAtaaaaatctcataaataaattatcatcattcaaacaaaaaaaaaaagttacccAAATAATTAGTAGCGAATGTCATCTCTATCCCATCCTCCGTTATTGCATGCTCGTGCGAGAATTTCCCCGCATTGTTACTAAaacccaaacaaaaaaagaaaaaagagttcaaTACCATAGAGATCGACCAAATTAGCaatttttttgcaaaaaaaaacgAAGGTGTGATTAGGGAATTTACATGAGGAGATTAAGCGGGAGATTAAGGGATTCAAATTGAGAAACAAAGGTTCTAACAGAAGACAAAGAGCTCAAATCGAGTGACATAACAATAATCTCGGAATCAGAGCATTCCGACTCAATCCGAGCCTTGGTTTCTTCAGCGGCTTTAATGTTCCGCGACGGGAGGATTAAACGAGCCCCACGTTTTGCAAGAATCCGAGCCGTCTCAGCTCCAATCCCTGATGTGGCACCTGAAGTAAAAAAGATGGTTAAAAATCCCTTTTATTCATGATAACGAAAGAAGTTAAAGTTGAAGTTAGTTACGTTACCGGTGATGATGGCGGTGAAGGAAGGAGGGAGGGAGGCGGTGACGTGTTCGGCGGTAGATTTGGAGCCGAAGCCGGAGGGGCCGGGGGAGCCGGAGAGGTAGTTGAAGGAGAGAAGCATGttattgttttccttttgtttcttcaatgGAGGGGATATCGATCGATGTCAGAAATGGCAGGTCACGCCGTTGTTCATCTGTCAATTTTGAGCTAAGAGAAGGGGGGTTGGGTTTGGGTTCGGACTGTAATTTATAAGGCAGGATGAGAGAGAATGAAATAGGTGGATAACATATTTGTCATTTTAGTATGAGAGACTGTGAGGGAGAGggatttgtttaatttatatataggGTAATTGGGAgcttccatttatttatttatgtacttttctttctttctataatgtaattatgatttttttttagattggATTGTTGATCTCTCCCTTATCGTTTTCTTTTCCACTttattgtcaaaaaaaaaaaaaaatcattaaaaaaaaatgttaatagaaTTCACATCATTCCTAAACATCTATGGaatattgttaaataaatagttttctttttattgttgaaAACTGTACACTTAATTTATCATGTAATTTGACAACTTAGTGAAGATGATGGTGCAAGATGTATTTAAGCTAAATTTGAtggatttatttataattttgtgttttagaaaACTTTAAAGGATAATAATTTCAATGCAACATTTTCGATTATCCTTCGTATGAAAGGGACTAGGTTAATATTACTATGTatagaattttgtaaataataacaaaaaagagtttttttttcttttttctttaacaacatttttcttttaacataaaaaaggtcagaaaaaggaaaatatatcgtccaaaaatattaattttaaaatagatatattatttagaaaaaagaaaaagatcacGCCacatatcaaatcatttaacaTATTACACAGTAGACTATATAAACAATACCTAACTTTATAATTCAGACTTAGAATTAGAACTTTAAaggttttataaaataaacaaatttgaagaaattactTTATGTTATGAACACTTGAATCtactttaatatttgaaaaaaaaaaacattacttTTATTCGAAACAGAACActaaacttgaatttttaatttatagcttgaaaaaaagtttcatacgcaaacttttaattttcttaaaataatgtttagttaaattttgaattatgaaaGTTGACACGTGGCTATTgcctttttcactttttttttaatattgaaaaatctCAAGAGCCTTTTTTGTATATCTAGCTAAAAACGACGACGTTCCAATTCACTTTGACCTAATaaaagcttttctttttcttttttggataaatttctctacttttttttttatttgcttttatgtgattttaatatatatggtCACTTTTATAATGAATCCTAACTTGATTAACCATTAAAGAAAAGCTAGCTAAGGGACATtacaatttacaaattaaatgtttggTTTTTCCATATTATTCCAAAACCATAGATTTTAAAGATGTACAATCACTTTACAattcacctttttcttttaattctatGATGATCTTCAAGGATTTGGCTCATAAAAAGTTGATGTTTTATGTTGAATATCTGGTTTAGGGTAGGCTTCTATTAAGCTCTACTTTGCGTACttcttacaattttttaaagttgtatattttactatttaatatattttccaaGTTTATTATAGTTTCGTCAAAGGTATATTTTAGCCTTAAAATTACaagttccttttttttttcaagcaAATTGTCGTATTAGTTCTACTTATTCGATTAAGCTTTGATTCTATAAATGTGTATCCCATTTAACTTGTAATGAGATACATTTAATTCAAGTAAAGGGTTTTGAGATATTTGATATCTAATATTTGTGAATTACGGTTAAATTATACTTAATTACGTCCacaacatatttatttattattagttgattgtgaatatacaaatattatgGAAGgtagtttttctatttttttttataaaatagctataatttttttaaaaaataaaaatgagaataatgtataaattttatgttaaatctTAATAAATGAATCAATTTAATCTTTAGGCATATAATTCCATCTACCAGACAAAATAATCGTGGGAAAAAGGTTATAACTTTAaagctttttctttgttggttaagataatattcaaaagatttatcacttttatattttatattttattcgaATTATTTCACTctattattctaaaatatagCTATTTAGAAATTATGTACATCttatctttattaatatttgaagatAAAGATAACATGAGttacattttatataaaaaggctttaaagttttaattagGGATTATAATAGAATAgaacaaaatcacaaaattaataaaacgaaattaagaattttaaaGAGAGAATGATGGGAAGTTGATTGGGGAAGAGGAAGGAGATTAGTGGGAGACTGATTTAAGAGGGAGGTGGGAAAAAGAGTGGAAGGGGGAGTCGCACTCGCACGTGAGGGTTTGTTTGGATCGGCTGGAATGGTCAATTCCACGGCCTCGATTccctaaaaatatataccgGGAGAAGGAAAAATGCCAGCTGGCTAATCATTAATCGCCAAAAAggcatcttttattttttacttattatattattattattagaatacAACCACATGAAATAGTTGTCATcccaataaataatattaagcAAATTTCGAAGTTTCTTTCACCCTACTACTAATATACTTGGTTCTTGGATCATTAATGTGGGactaaatatatttatcatattaatccttattattattattattttccatacAAAGATGtttttacttcaaaaaaaaaaaaaagttgaaaaatgaagcTTAAGGAAGTGTGGAAAACATCTTTTAAATATGTGGTTGTCTattcaatctttttaaaatgttgttggaTGGATGGATCTTAGTCcatttctaaatttacaaaataataaatttttaaaataaaaagtcttggctttttcttttgagtttcttaaatatatatttgtaaaaaaatagacAACATAACAAACAAACTCATAAATACCATGGAGTCTTAGGTttagcttttttatttttcaaagaaaaagaaaaggtcaaATTGTAATAtgttatttataagttatgtttttatatatatatcatccaccttcttattgtttttccaaaaactaaaccaattttttaatataaaaaagaaataaacaaagtgAAAGTTATTCGAAAAAAGTTTAGTGAaaataagtataaataaataataaaaaaaaaacattatcgTAGCATGCCTTAGGGTTTAAAATTTAGGTTTCTAATGTATGGATCGTcacattgaaatttaaatttatgataatagtaGTAATAAGTTCAACACTTTTAGTTGATTATGGGATTATAAGATATGaatcaaaacattaaaagtTTGGAACAAATTAAGTAGGATTATAGACagttggtatatatatatgaagtatATATCGATAATTAAGAGTAAATTATGAACTCATAGGTAGCCTCCACTTAACCTTCAACTAAGTCAaatttacaagaaaaaaataactattagCATAAATATCTCAAACTCATTGTTTagctttcaaattaaatataacaaaatttcatgtaCTATTgataacaaatattaatagaGATAACTCTATAAACtatcatatatatcaaattttattgtattttgtaaatatatttattattattttcttaccataaacaaattatttatttatttaatttattgagaACTATTAAAATCATAGGATATTATTGTTTCTCTGCGTATActtgtattatttaaaaaagtaaaactctACTTGCATTCATTATTGTTCTATGattgataaatatatgtatattgatGGGTCTTCTAAGTttcatatcatatatatatccatGGGACCTTATATTAgatcttttgaaaaaatgaaattgagatcTATACTTCTCTTTTCTTAAACTAGCCTTTTCAATGACCCACGTTTACATTGAAAGCATTGCGGGCttgtatcaatatttattctttctcaATGATTTCTTTCAACATTGGTTAATTaagctttcaaaaaataaaaaaccaaaaactttacgttcaaaatataataaattattttatatataaaaaaattaagatgaaaagtaagatttgtattaaaatttcatttatttattttagtataaaatgAACCAATTATGTCAACCTCAactttttaatctaaaaaagaGTGTGAACATATCAAAATATGAAAcactctttaattaatttattttccttttttagtacaaagttaaacattaaaaaaaacctctTGATTTACAATACATACATAGGTTAATTGAATTAAGCtattttgtctatttttttcaaaaaaatccatatatatatgtagaagtagaactaaaattttcatgtaTTAAAAGAAGACAACAgcacaatttcaaaatataattcatttattgaatggaaattttcatctttatatataatatattattgaatattgatacattattgaaattaaaaaggaaaaaaagaggaaaaagaaagaaaggaagaagggAATTATTAAATGAACATGTCACATGTCGCATGTCACGTGGGCATGCATGTGTCACAATCTAGTAGCcttcattctttcatttcacTTTATTAGGTTTTTATTTACGTcctaaaatccaaaactctCCAAGGTTTTCTTCGTAATTACACAttccctttccttttcttttctttttttgaaaaaagaattaaacaaCTATTTTCCGCTCTAAActtttcacaaaataaattattgctTACATTTCTCCCTCCAAATTAATCAATAACTACAAATTCACTTCTCATAATGAGTGATTATGCCTCTAAACTTGTGATCAATCTTAAACCCAAACTTTTAAACTACAccttaaatttgaataatgatTACCATCACAACTTTAATAAGttgtttatttcaattatcTTAAAAATATACACGTTTCTAACTTGTccaataaatcataaaacattCATCTACACTGTAATACAAGTcacaacatttaaaagaaaacaatactAAAGTTAACTTCtagttaaaatttatgaaatatacaaagttttttttttacttgattCAAATCTCTAACTCATGGTCTACAATTTATACGTTTCTTACTtgtaaaactttaaaaaagttattcgATAGTTAGTTTGTAAAAACGTAGCAAATTAAAATGGAGAGTGAAAGTTTGAAAGGTTTAGAATAATCtgaatgaataagaaaaaaagggtttaatattttaaatgatgtaTGTATTAATTgtaagaattttgttttaggtagaaagaaataaaaggtaATTGGGTGGAAGTGGTAGGGacgttttagaaaaaaaggaagaaatgaaatgatttaatattttatggctaagcaaaagtttgaaaataaaaaaagaaaaaaaagaatcagcTTTATGGAGCACTTCCCTCAGGAACCCGTGCCCTAAGGAGGGGACCTAATTGTGACATCATATTCTCTCTACTCCATAATATCCATCCCTTTTATCTTATTCTCCACCGGGGCTGGGctatcatattattattacctcCCACCACACCCTCTCTCTTTTCTACAACCTTCTCTTTTATATGCCACCTCCCCCTccctctttccttttctcttcccCACCCATTGCattcttcttgttttcttttactttcatttcaaataaataatttcatacacatatatattgaaacaaagattttaatatgatattaaacTTTATAATCATGAAATTATATACGTGATCATGACAATTAATAATTGACCAATCATGTGCCTAAACTATAAACTAAACCATAGTCTATATAAATTATCAAGCCAGGCTAGAATATATCTTGGAAATAGAACTAAAATCAATATGTTTGACTTTGAAAACTTGGTGGAAGATAAATGAGGTAGAGGTGGTTGgttaagaaacaaattattatcaacaccaatcatatatatatataattaatcaatcaaaagCTGCCCAATAAATTAGTTTCATTTTAACACTGCTTCtttaggttaattttctttttttttttcaaattatatacaCTTTTCTAACTTCAAAGAGGGTGGGGtatgaaatttaaacttttcctcttgaaaaaaatgtttacttAGATATAGTTTAGTAGTCTaccatttgtttcttttgtgtaCAACCATATTGAAATagttatatatgtttaaagtTTTAGGATAGATTTAGTTTAgctttttaagtgtttaattttgaaaacaatacatttaataataactcaaattgaaaggttattaattttcttattttatcaAAGGTGttcaaagtaaaaatgattttttgaaaaattaatttgctAAATTTTAACTTGGATTTTGAGAATTAGAAAGAGGGTTTATAAAttcagtttttgaaaattaaatagttatttaAGAAAGAGTTTTAAGTCATGTTTAGGAGTcagttttgatttttagttcttaatttttaaaatggtgcatcttcacttttttaccgtaattttcaaaagaaaaataggttTTTCaccataattttcatattttataacatatatttgtattcttaataaaattttagaagaaaaatgttatgCTAGAATATTGAAATTCACAAATCTTTTATAGTTCTAGTTTAGCgtttaaataatagtttggtatgtgataatttttttcttcaaaaactctttatgtttgtttttttacaattttgggATGGGttgcaaagaaaatgaatacaaCGTACATGCACAAAATTGTTCCTTTTACTGTGTTCAATACATTTCAACaactaacattttcaaaatacatacctaatttttttatataaaaaatactgttttttttttctttttgaatcttggctaaattaaaattcaaatgttatCTTACAGAAGttggaagaaaacaaacatattttttcaaaaatcaagaaaaataattaacaaatagatACGTTTTCTTTGGTACGTGAATTACCGTCAAATCaaactcattttaaaatattcaatttttcttaaaactttattttgaatttaaaatttgaaagtaacaCCGAAATAGGTAGATATTAAGATATTGGTGGGGCAACCTAAAGAATTAAGGAACAAAATAGCACCAAGAAAGAGGACAAAAGAggtttagttttaattaacaatgatcaattaattaatgaacCCCATgatcttttctaaaaacacactatcattaattaattaatcacattAATTTGCATAGTAATTGAGGATAAGCACACCTTgatacatacacacacacactaaCAAAGcctaaatcaaatttgattctaaataagaaaacatttattaatgttttaaaggcaaataaagttaataaaaaagatcacattataaattaaatagcaCCATTAAAATGAAGCATCCTAACTCCACtaacacaagaaaaaaatgaaattaatttagtaataGTGGATTGTGATTTGTCTCCAAGATATGGAAACAGGCCATGGAATCCCAAAACTTGGATTTTTTGTGTGTCTTTTTCCTAAAACCATCATTAATCCCTAATTGTTTGTGTGTTTAATTAGCCAACTATCTTTGACTAATCTAATCTATTAATTCTAATCTAGGGTGAAGAAGAGTGATTTGTAAGATACCTATAAAGAATTTTGTAGTGGATGGCTTTGTTTCATGTtggtgattttaaaataataatatctgtttttaatataataaggtattttctttttcaaattttccatATGTTTCATCCACgatttgttagaaaaattgtGTAATAATTACTATAATacatgataaattttaaattgtaacGGTTCCGTTccaagatttaaatttaaacttggTATATGATGATTGTCTGAATATTAATTATCCTTCAACGGCTTCTAAGATCTAGTCACTCTTACTCGCCTTCGAGACTACTTCTATTTTgttagtatatataataactcaATTTTGATGAACCCTGGTACCGATTTATTTACGTAGTTTACTTTTACTCGAGCATTATATTACatgaattcatttttatatattatgtttttgtctttttattaCCATTGGAAAACCACTTTCATCTTGACcacaatttttttccctttatatgttatttcaacataaacaaaacaagagAGAAGTAAAAGTTACACGTACTAACTTGGATGAGGTTGAGTTTCAAAGTAAATTAGAAGCGTCTTGAAACCATAAAAAATAGAGTTGCAATGTGAAAAAgctaataaaaagtaaaattgatatttatcaATCATGATGCATGTCTTACCACAAACTTCGTGAACTGATCAACTTCCATCACTTTATTAGCCAAACACTTCATTCATATCTTTAAAGTtcttaatcaaactttaaagatcaaaactaattataagtttaagaaTCAAAACTATTATAGGTCATAATTTAAGCTTTATATTGGTACCAATTTCTTATagtcttctattttttttttaatgtattctTGTttcctctttattttttattataatttttattttatgagagtaacaattaaaatttgacttaattttaaaaatattaatatagcAATTGCCACAATTTGATGGTCACACCTTAAGTATATGGtcaaaatgattatataatGAATGTCTTCAACCATTTTACTAAACTCAATTTCTCATTTGGTAATTTATTTCCACTTCTCTTTTTCCCCCAAGTTCTTAACCTAAACATAGTTAATGAAACAAACCCACTAAGTTCTCATATAATAATATCTCAAAAGCATAggttatatatacatataatataacacaaatacatatataaacaaaGCTTCAATAATTGCCACTAAGTACACATTTTATGTGGAGAGGGGGGGCTACGAATCTTTGAAGGGTCCCTCACCCttgaaattagggtttttggGACCTAATTTTTTCAATCCCCCTTTTGCtctaaattattgaataacaaaataccatgcatcttctttcatttaatatcaattaatcaattaatatagcaaaagtttttggttttttcttttaagtatttgattttaaaataataatgttatgaAATGTCAATTTGTTCTGCAAAAACGGTTGATGggtttaataatttgattggaAATGGAAGAATTAGATGtgaatacaaacaaaataaattataattaattattgaaaggGTTATGTTTTTGGATGATTCCTCCTTTGTTTATGGAAATTGTCCCACTTGAGTTGCATTTGTATTACCTTTGGAATCTACCAATTGATTCCTCAATATATCTCTCtaatctataatatatatatatatatatattacatgtgtTCCATTATTGATGGATTAGATTTGTGAATTACAAAACTAACAGAGGTGGAATCATCcacttttatgtttaatataatatttttcaccCAGGTGAATGATGTATCGAATTTCAAACATTCATACTAGATActaataaaagagaataagATTGCATGAGTTTAATACTCAAAATTTCTTGGATCCaatacaattttaaacaaacgattgatacaaaattttaagtttacggatgaaagcaaatttaatattatatcatataacaaatttcattaataagtCGATTGATTCAATACACCTACTAAATTGGATGTTATATTGGTTTAAA encodes:
- the LOC101209698 gene encoding short-chain dehydrogenase TIC 32 A, chloroplastic isoform X2, which gives rise to MLLSFNYLSGSPGPSGFGSKSTAEHVTASLPPSFTAIITGATSGIGAETARILAKRGARLILPSRNIKAAEETKARIESECSDSEIIVMSLDLSSLSSVRTFVSQFESLNLPLNLLINNAGKFSHEHAITEDGIEMTFATNYLGHFLLTKLLVNKMVETAKVTGVEGRIVNVSSSIHGWFSGDILKYLGQISRNKRNYDATRAYALSKLANVLHTHELARRFKQMGANVTVNCVHPGIVRTRLTRDREGFITDLVFFMASKLLKTIPQAAATTCYVATNPRLRHVTGKYFVDCNESSPSKLAGSPSEAARLWSASEIMVNANSKLLFDPNNALE
- the LOC101209698 gene encoding short-chain dehydrogenase TIC 32 A, chloroplastic isoform X1, coding for MLLSFNYLSGSPGPSGFGSKSTAEHVTASLPPSFTAIITGATSGIGAETARILAKRGARLILPSRNIKAAEETKARIESECSDSEIIVMSLDLSSLSSVRTFVSQFESLNLPLNLLINNAGKFSHEHAITEDGIEMTFATNYLGHFLLTKLLVNKMVETAKVTGVEGRIVNVSSSIHGWFSGDILKYLGQISRNKSRNYDATRAYALSKLANVLHTHELARRFKQMGANVTVNCVHPGIVRTRLTRDREGFITDLVFFMASKLLKTIPQAAATTCYVATNPRLRHVTGKYFVDCNESSPSKLAGSPSEAARLWSASEIMVNANSKLLFDPNNALE